One window from the genome of Streptomyces sp. NBC_00287 encodes:
- a CDS encoding DUF6578 domain-containing protein, with the protein MGIWHVFYADWQMECCGKPFSVGEEVSWPLLLKGSGEVLGGGDWDDRLAKVVGEVADVRGVRVLHEDTGLTVALHEHTVDVVAPEDLGEERPGGRIRLVGLLTVETHGDQWPEVTGRVRDIQILTQEYAEPVPGSGTWEPVPGERSLRPVDTCPKWFKDTGPDSRGRRGVEAGVLVTLEVPTD; encoded by the coding sequence ATGGGGATCTGGCATGTGTTCTACGCGGACTGGCAGATGGAGTGCTGCGGCAAGCCGTTCTCGGTGGGCGAGGAGGTGAGTTGGCCGCTGCTGCTCAAAGGCTCCGGGGAGGTCCTGGGCGGCGGCGACTGGGACGACCGGCTGGCGAAGGTCGTCGGGGAGGTGGCGGACGTGCGGGGCGTCAGGGTGCTCCACGAGGACACGGGACTGACGGTGGCGCTGCACGAGCACACCGTCGACGTCGTGGCACCGGAGGACCTCGGCGAGGAGCGCCCCGGGGGCCGGATCCGGCTCGTCGGGCTGCTGACGGTCGAGACGCACGGGGACCAGTGGCCGGAGGTCACCGGCCGGGTGCGGGACATCCAGATCCTGACCCAGGAGTACGCCGAGCCGGTACCCGGCTCGGGCACCTGGGAGCCGGTGCCGGGGGAGCGTTCGCTGCGCCCGGTCGACACCTGCCCGAAGTGGTTCAAGGACACGGGCCCGGACAGCCGGGGCCGACGAGGGGTGGAAGCCGGAGTACTGGTGACCCTGGAGGTCCCGACCGACTGA
- the map gene encoding type I methionyl aminopeptidase, with the protein MSGQSLLVPGELSPTRSVPGNIRRPEYVGKPAPTPYSGPEVQTPETVEAMRVAGRIAARAMAEAAKLIAPGVTTDELDKVAHDYMCDHGAYPSTLGYRGFPKSLCSSLNEVICHGIPDSTVLRDGDIINLDVTAYIGGVHGDNNATYLVGEVDEESRLLVERTRESLNRAIKAVKPGRQINVIGRVIESYAKRFGYGVVRDFTGHGINSSFHSGLIIPHYDSPHATTVIQPGMTFTIEPMLTLGTHEYDMWDDGWTVVTKDRKRTAQFEHTLVVTETGAEILTLP; encoded by the coding sequence ATGTCTGGCCAGTCGCTGCTCGTACCAGGGGAGCTCTCTCCCACCCGTTCCGTACCCGGAAACATCCGTCGTCCCGAGTACGTCGGCAAGCCCGCGCCGACGCCGTACTCGGGCCCGGAGGTGCAGACTCCGGAGACCGTCGAGGCGATGCGCGTCGCCGGCCGTATCGCCGCACGGGCGATGGCCGAGGCGGCGAAGCTGATCGCGCCCGGGGTCACGACCGACGAACTGGACAAGGTGGCGCACGACTACATGTGCGACCACGGCGCCTACCCGTCGACGCTCGGCTACCGGGGCTTCCCGAAGTCCCTGTGCTCCTCGCTCAACGAGGTGATCTGCCACGGCATTCCGGACTCCACGGTGCTGCGCGACGGCGACATCATCAACCTCGATGTGACGGCGTACATCGGCGGGGTGCACGGCGACAACAACGCGACGTACCTGGTCGGGGAGGTCGACGAGGAGAGCCGGCTGCTGGTCGAGCGCACTCGTGAGTCCCTCAACCGCGCGATCAAGGCGGTCAAGCCGGGCCGTCAGATCAATGTCATCGGCCGCGTCATCGAGTCGTACGCCAAGCGCTTCGGCTACGGCGTGGTCCGCGACTTCACGGGCCACGGCATCAACTCGTCCTTCCACTCCGGGCTGATCATCCCGCACTACGACAGCCCGCACGCGACGACGGTCATCCAGCCCGGGATGACCTTCACGATCGAGCCGATGCTGACGCTGGGCACGCACGAGTACGACATGTGGGACGACGGCTGGACGGTCGTGACGAAGGACCGGAAGCGGACGGCGCAGTTCGAGCACACGCTGGTGGTGACGGAGACGGGGGCGGAGATCCTGACGCTGCCGTAG
- a CDS encoding MFS transporter produces the protein MTSFLPDLAPWRASVDFRRLWLSGLISGFGSFLTFVALPVQIKELTGSAAAVGAIGAVELVPLIVFGLYGGALADALDKRGLIIWTEAGQGLLSALLLVNALLPEPAVWPLYVVAALSSALVSVQRPALDSLWPRIVAHEHLPAAASLNALRWTLGGVAGPAVAGVVVAYAGLGWAYAADLLTFVVSVVLIIPLASSPAAHEAAKPSLKAIAEGARYAWSRKELLGTYAVDLAAMFLAMPLALLPFLADELDAEWSLGLMYAAVPFGSLLVSVSSGWTGRIHRHGRMVVLAAALWGVAIAATGVVGNVWLVLLFLTVAGGCDMVSGIFRGVMWNQTIPDELRGRLAGIELLSYSVGPTLGQVRSGGFAAWWGVRASVWSGGLLCVGAVGLLALCLPRLMTYDARTSEHAKSVREQRAAAQAVEA, from the coding sequence GTGACCTCCTTCCTGCCCGATCTCGCGCCCTGGCGTGCCTCCGTCGACTTTCGGCGGCTGTGGCTGTCGGGGCTCATCTCCGGCTTCGGCAGCTTTCTGACGTTCGTGGCGCTGCCCGTGCAGATCAAGGAATTGACCGGCTCCGCGGCGGCCGTCGGGGCGATCGGGGCCGTGGAGCTGGTTCCGCTGATCGTCTTCGGGCTGTACGGCGGTGCGCTCGCGGACGCGCTCGACAAGCGCGGGCTGATCATCTGGACCGAGGCGGGCCAGGGACTGCTGAGCGCGCTGCTGCTGGTGAACGCGCTGCTGCCGGAGCCCGCCGTATGGCCGCTGTATGTGGTGGCCGCCCTGTCCTCGGCGCTGGTCTCCGTGCAGCGCCCCGCGCTCGACTCGCTGTGGCCGCGGATCGTGGCCCATGAGCACTTGCCGGCCGCGGCGTCCCTGAACGCGCTGCGCTGGACGCTCGGCGGGGTCGCGGGCCCGGCGGTGGCGGGGGTGGTGGTCGCGTACGCGGGCCTCGGCTGGGCCTACGCGGCCGATCTGCTGACCTTCGTCGTCTCGGTCGTACTGATCATCCCGCTCGCCTCCTCCCCCGCCGCGCACGAGGCGGCGAAACCGTCGCTGAAGGCCATCGCCGAGGGCGCCCGGTACGCCTGGAGCCGCAAGGAACTCCTCGGCACCTACGCCGTCGACCTCGCCGCGATGTTCCTGGCGATGCCGCTGGCTCTGCTGCCGTTCCTGGCGGACGAGCTGGACGCGGAGTGGTCGCTGGGCCTGATGTACGCGGCGGTGCCGTTCGGGTCGCTGCTGGTGAGCGTGAGCAGCGGCTGGACCGGGCGGATCCATCGGCACGGGCGGATGGTGGTGCTGGCGGCGGCGCTGTGGGGGGTGGCCATCGCGGCCACCGGCGTCGTGGGCAACGTATGGCTGGTGCTGCTGTTCCTGACCGTGGCGGGCGGCTGCGACATGGTCAGCGGGATCTTCCGCGGGGTGATGTGGAACCAGACGATCCCGGACGAGCTGCGCGGCCGGCTCGCCGGGATCGAGCTGCTGTCGTACTCGGTCGGGCCGACCCTCGGCCAGGTCAGGTCCGGCGGTTTCGCCGCGTGGTGGGGCGTGCGGGCGTCGGTGTGGTCGGGCGGGCTGCTGTGCGTCGGCGCGGTGGGGCTGCTGGCGCTGTGCCTGCCGAGGCTGATGACGTACGACGCCCGGACGAGCGAGCACGCGAAGAGCGTGCGCGAGCAGCGGGCCGCGGCCCAGGCGGTCGAGGCCTGA
- a CDS encoding biliverdin-producing heme oxygenase, protein MDSFSTVIRTASHEQHVEAETSTFMSDLLGGRLGVDAYARYTEQLWFVYEALEGGAERLASDPVAGPFIQPELFRLPALEKDLAHLRGPEWRAGVSALPATRAYADRVRECAQQWPGGYIAHHYTRYLGDLSGGQIIRDKAEKTWGFEKKGDGVRFYVFEEITNPAAFKRGYRELLDAVRADDLEKQRIVTECKRAFALNTAVFRALGEEFRLSA, encoded by the coding sequence ATGGACTCCTTCTCGACAGTCATCCGCACCGCCTCGCATGAGCAGCACGTGGAGGCGGAGACCTCGACGTTCATGAGCGATCTGCTCGGAGGCCGCCTCGGCGTCGACGCGTACGCGCGCTACACCGAGCAGCTGTGGTTCGTCTACGAGGCACTGGAGGGCGGGGCCGAGCGGCTGGCGTCGGATCCGGTCGCGGGGCCGTTCATCCAGCCGGAGCTGTTCCGGCTGCCCGCGCTGGAGAAGGATCTGGCGCATCTGCGGGGACCGGAGTGGCGGGCGGGGGTGTCGGCGCTTCCGGCGACGCGGGCGTACGCGGACCGGGTCCGCGAGTGCGCGCAGCAGTGGCCGGGCGGCTACATCGCCCACCACTACACCCGTTACCTCGGCGACCTCTCCGGCGGCCAGATCATCCGCGACAAGGCGGAGAAGACCTGGGGCTTCGAGAAGAAGGGTGACGGCGTCCGCTTCTACGTCTTCGAGGAGATCACCAACCCGGCCGCCTTCAAGCGCGGCTACCGCGAACTGCTGGACGCGGTACGGGCGGACGACCTGGAGAAGCAGCGGATCGTGACGGAGTGCAAGAGGGCGTTCGCCTTGAACACGGCGGTGTTCCGGGCACTGGGCGAGGAGTTCCGTCTCTCCGCTTGA
- a CDS encoding sialidase family protein: protein MPASAASLPASVPFRAGREGYASFRIPAVVVTRAGTLLAFCEGRKESARDWGHIDIVLKRSTDGGRTWGPLKVAASNGVHLSGNPAPVVLDTGRILLVHIRSAASASEDAIRRGRVSDADGRRVWVQHSDDDGVTWTSPRDITKSVKRPGWRWYATTPGHALQLSTGRVVVPANHSLPPTGTDTGTEAQYNSGHCLLSDDRGATWSIGYIDQNPNGYVNVNETTAAELPDGCVYFNTRNDSPSPGNRADAHSKDGGRTLHHPFRPQAGLDGPVCEASVLQLRDPDLLLFSGPAFPGGRALMTIRVSTDSGTTWHPRVTVDGLPAAYSDLVRIDADTVGLLYETGDFGAYERIVFRRVPVTRLT, encoded by the coding sequence ATGCCAGCATCCGCCGCCTCCCTGCCCGCCTCCGTCCCCTTCCGCGCGGGGCGTGAGGGCTACGCCAGTTTCCGGATCCCGGCCGTCGTGGTCACCCGGGCCGGCACGCTTCTCGCCTTCTGCGAGGGCCGCAAGGAGTCCGCCCGCGACTGGGGCCATATCGACATCGTGCTGAAGCGCTCGACGGACGGCGGCCGCACCTGGGGCCCGCTGAAGGTCGCCGCCAGCAACGGAGTTCACCTCTCCGGCAACCCCGCCCCGGTCGTCCTTGACACCGGCCGCATCCTGCTCGTCCACATCCGCTCCGCCGCCTCTGCCTCCGAGGACGCCATCCGGCGCGGAAGGGTCTCCGACGCCGACGGCCGCCGGGTCTGGGTACAGCACAGCGACGACGACGGCGTCACCTGGACCAGCCCCAGGGACATCACCAAGTCGGTGAAGAGGCCCGGCTGGCGCTGGTACGCCACCACCCCCGGCCACGCCCTCCAGCTGAGCACCGGCCGGGTCGTCGTCCCCGCCAACCACAGCCTGCCGCCCACCGGCACGGACACCGGCACCGAGGCGCAGTACAACAGCGGCCACTGCCTGCTCAGCGACGACCGCGGCGCCACCTGGTCCATCGGCTACATCGACCAGAACCCCAACGGCTACGTCAACGTCAACGAGACCACCGCCGCCGAACTCCCCGACGGCTGCGTCTACTTCAACACCCGCAACGACTCCCCGTCGCCCGGCAACCGCGCCGACGCCCACTCCAAGGACGGCGGCCGCACCCTCCACCACCCCTTCCGCCCCCAGGCCGGCCTCGACGGCCCCGTCTGCGAGGCCAGCGTCCTGCAGCTGCGCGACCCCGACCTGCTGCTCTTCTCCGGCCCCGCCTTCCCCGGCGGCCGCGCCCTGATGACGATCCGCGTCTCCACCGACTCCGGCACCACCTGGCACCCCCGCGTCACCGTCGACGGCCTCCCCGCCGCCTACTCCGACCTCGTCCGCATCGACGCCGACACCGTCGGACTCCTCTACGAGACGGGCGACTTCGGCGCCTACGAGCGCATCGTCTTCCGGCGCGTGCCCGTGACGCGGCTCACCTGA
- a CDS encoding PhzF family phenazine biosynthesis protein has protein sequence MTDYDVLRVFCAPNGGYGNELGVVREGSVLPERSDRQAFAAKLGFSETVFVDDPERGVVDIYTPSVRLPFAGYPCVGAAWLLDVPELVTPAGVVGARQDGEFCWIEARAEWAPARTLRQYGSAAEVDALPVPAEGEWIYAWAWEDEAAGRIRARGFPGRGDGIDEDEATGAAALLLTEQLGRALNITQGAGSQMLTAPQPGGWVELGGRVYLER, from the coding sequence GTGACTGACTACGACGTGCTGCGCGTCTTCTGTGCGCCGAACGGCGGCTACGGCAATGAACTGGGCGTTGTCCGTGAGGGATCCGTGCTGCCCGAGCGGAGCGACCGGCAGGCGTTCGCGGCGAAGCTCGGGTTCAGCGAGACGGTGTTCGTGGACGACCCCGAGCGGGGGGTCGTCGACATCTACACGCCCAGCGTGCGGCTGCCGTTCGCCGGGTACCCCTGCGTGGGCGCGGCCTGGTTGTTGGACGTGCCGGAACTGGTGACGCCTGCCGGAGTGGTCGGGGCCCGGCAGGACGGGGAGTTCTGCTGGATCGAGGCGCGCGCGGAGTGGGCTCCGGCGCGGACGCTCCGCCAGTACGGGTCCGCGGCCGAGGTCGACGCGCTGCCGGTGCCCGCTGAGGGGGAGTGGATCTACGCGTGGGCCTGGGAGGACGAAGCGGCGGGCCGGATCCGCGCCCGCGGCTTCCCCGGCCGTGGCGACGGCATCGACGAGGACGAGGCGACGGGCGCGGCGGCCCTGCTTCTGACGGAACAGCTGGGCCGCGCCCTGAACATCACCCAGGGCGCGGGCTCCCAGATGCTGACGGCTCCGCAACCGGGGGGCTGGGTGGAACTCGGAGGCCGGGTCTACCTGGAACGCTGA
- a CDS encoding site-2 protease family protein has product MTAITTRHSDRRMSPVFVGILAVTAVTGWATWTGFAEQPGVAVFLFVTAAWIVSLCLHEYAHARTALHSGDITVGAKGYLTLNPLAYTHALLSIVLPVLFVIMGGIGLPGGAVFIERGRIRGRWRHSLISAAGPLTNLLFAAVCTAPFWLDALDGVPADFRFALAFLALLQVTAAILNFLPVPGLDGYGVIEPWLSYNIRRQVEPFAPFGLLFVFALLWLPAVNGVFFDMVDAVLRGLGVSELETAYGWDLYRFW; this is encoded by the coding sequence ATGACCGCCATCACCACCCGCCACAGCGACCGGCGTATGAGCCCTGTCTTCGTCGGGATCCTGGCCGTCACGGCGGTGACCGGTTGGGCGACCTGGACCGGGTTCGCCGAGCAGCCGGGCGTCGCCGTGTTCCTGTTCGTGACGGCGGCCTGGATCGTCTCCCTGTGTCTGCACGAGTACGCGCACGCGCGCACGGCCCTGCACAGCGGCGACATCACGGTCGGCGCGAAGGGCTACCTCACGCTGAACCCTCTCGCTTATACACACGCCCTGCTGAGCATCGTGCTCCCGGTCCTCTTCGTGATCATGGGCGGGATCGGTCTGCCCGGTGGCGCCGTCTTCATCGAGCGCGGGCGGATCCGGGGGCGGTGGCGGCACAGTCTGATCTCGGCGGCGGGCCCGCTGACGAACCTGCTCTTCGCCGCGGTGTGCACCGCACCGTTCTGGCTCGACGCTCTCGACGGCGTCCCCGCCGACTTCCGGTTCGCGCTGGCCTTCCTCGCCCTGCTCCAGGTCACGGCAGCGATCCTGAACTTCCTGCCGGTCCCGGGCCTGGACGGCTACGGCGTCATCGAGCCCTGGCTGTCGTACAACATCCGGCGTCAGGTGGAGCCCTTCGCGCCGTTCGGCCTGCTGTTCGTGTTCGCGCTGCTGTGGCTGCCCGCGGTGAACGGCGTGTTCTTCGACATGGTCGACGCGGTGCTGCGCGGGCTCGGGGTCAGCGAGCTGGAGACGGCGTACGGCTGGGATCTCTACCGCTTCTGGTAG
- the npdG gene encoding NADPH-dependent F420 reductase has protein sequence MTSTDSAAQKAPAKDPWDLPDVSGLVVGVLGGTGPQGKGLAYRLAKAGQKVIIGSRAADRAQTAAEELGHGVEGADNAECARRSDIVIVAVPWEGHGKTLESLREELAGKLVVDCVNPLGFDKQGAYALKPEEGSAAQQAAALLPDSRVTAAFHHLSAVLLEDPEIDEIDTDVMVLGEVRADVEIVQALAGRIPGMRGIFAGRLRNAHQVESLVANLISVNRRYKAHAGLRITDV, from the coding sequence ATGACCTCTACCGACAGTGCTGCACAGAAGGCCCCCGCCAAGGATCCCTGGGACCTTCCCGATGTCTCCGGGCTTGTCGTCGGCGTGCTCGGCGGGACCGGGCCGCAGGGCAAGGGCCTGGCCTACCGGCTCGCCAAGGCCGGCCAGAAGGTGATCATCGGCTCCCGTGCGGCGGACCGCGCACAGACCGCCGCCGAGGAACTCGGCCACGGTGTCGAGGGCGCCGACAACGCCGAGTGCGCCCGCCGCAGCGACATCGTGATCGTCGCCGTGCCGTGGGAGGGCCACGGCAAGACGCTGGAGTCGCTGCGCGAGGAGCTCGCCGGGAAGCTGGTCGTCGACTGCGTCAACCCGCTCGGCTTCGACAAGCAGGGCGCCTACGCGCTGAAGCCGGAGGAGGGCAGTGCGGCGCAGCAGGCGGCGGCGCTGCTGCCGGACTCGCGGGTCACGGCCGCCTTCCACCATCTGTCGGCGGTGCTGCTCGAGGACCCGGAGATCGACGAGATCGACACCGACGTCATGGTCCTCGGCGAGGTCCGCGCCGATGTCGAGATCGTGCAGGCGCTGGCCGGCCGTATCCCCGGCATGCGCGGCATCTTCGCCGGGCGGCTGCGCAACGCCCACCAGGTCGAGTCCCTGGTCGCGAACCTGATCTCCGTCAACCGGCGCTACAAGGCACACGCGGGACTCCGCATCACGGACGTATGA
- a CDS encoding BTAD domain-containing putative transcriptional regulator, which produces MDPVRYRILGTTQALRSDGTPVPVGGARLRALLSVLALRGGRAVPVQLLVDEVWGGDPPADSAGALQALVGRLRRVLGAGAVESVEGGYRLAAGADDIDLHRFERLTADGIRALADGDPAKAAGCLDDALALWRGPALADLPDRAAEAARWDTRRLDALRARHTAALALGQAEAALPELTALCDSHPLDEPLQALRLRALRDTGRPAEALAAYDDVRQLLAEQLGSDPGAELRALHGELLKPAPQAPLGNLRARLTSFVGREADIDAIRGDLRSARLVTLLGPGGAGKTRLSQEAAETLRDAARDGIWLAELAPVDDPDAVPEAVLTAVGARETVLYGAGAEEFRTATGDRHDDPVERLVEHCARRRMLIVLDNCEHVVDAAARLVEQLLARCPGLTVLATSREPLGVPGEVLRPVEPLPQPYALRLFADRGAAARPGFRVDDDPEACAEICRRLDGLPLAIELAAARLRMLAPRQIADRLDDRFRLLTSGSRTVLPRQQTLRAVVDWSWDLLDEDERDVLRRLSVFAGGCDLPAAEAVCGPAALEALGSLVDKSLVVATPCGDDAMRYRLLETVAEYAGERMDEAGERPRAERAHLTYYRELARTTDPLLRGPGQLDAVERLQREYENLRTALRHAVAERDEQEALTLVLSLAWYWQMRDLRIEARNWCKEVMALGPDPFAEPVRPARPVWQRCTAEPPPYTGEILAEARRGVHLAHLACMDTELDAWQNPVAQQKLRTIAETYEPGMPQNCRSPGLLVIFAVVLSGDIDRVGRMLDAAVETCRRTPDYEWELAATLQMRANLLANRPEQVSAAARDADESLAIYQRLGDDWGSAEALSARAEARERKGEYLLAAADYEAAIEHARKLGAHAQQAVLTARLGNVLLEGGDSERGERLLRETLAALDGGHNEAMPFCRVALAGWLSITDRVAEAREHIRLLREEFSIAHFIVFDAFILAQEAWLDVSEGLHEEAREKIRRGIEQAEDPLSKAMAPQMISVYLIVAALALAGSGEGVDAARCLGAADALLLPGHLHSSLERESRARAVAAVRSVLGDEEYEAGYAEGGGLTAKEAAALV; this is translated from the coding sequence ATGGACCCCGTGCGCTATCGCATCCTCGGCACCACTCAGGCCCTCCGTTCCGACGGCACCCCCGTACCGGTCGGTGGGGCGCGGTTGCGTGCGCTGCTCAGCGTGCTCGCCCTGCGGGGCGGGCGGGCGGTGCCGGTGCAGTTGCTCGTGGACGAGGTGTGGGGTGGGGATCCGCCCGCCGACTCCGCGGGGGCGCTGCAGGCGCTCGTCGGGCGGTTGCGGCGGGTCCTCGGGGCCGGGGCCGTGGAGTCCGTGGAGGGTGGGTACCGGCTGGCCGCCGGGGCCGACGACATCGACCTGCACCGTTTCGAGCGGCTCACCGCCGACGGCATCCGCGCCCTCGCCGATGGCGACCCCGCCAAGGCCGCAGGTTGCCTCGACGACGCCCTCGCCCTGTGGCGCGGCCCCGCCCTCGCCGACCTCCCCGACCGCGCCGCCGAGGCCGCCCGCTGGGACACCCGCCGCCTGGACGCCCTGCGCGCCCGCCACACCGCCGCCCTCGCCCTCGGCCAGGCCGAGGCCGCGCTGCCGGAACTGACCGCCCTGTGCGACAGCCATCCCCTGGACGAGCCGTTGCAGGCGCTGCGTCTGCGGGCGTTGCGCGACACCGGCCGCCCCGCCGAGGCACTGGCCGCCTACGACGACGTACGGCAGCTGCTCGCCGAGCAGCTCGGGTCCGATCCCGGTGCTGAACTGCGCGCCCTGCACGGGGAGTTGCTGAAACCGGCGCCACAGGCCCCGCTCGGGAATCTGCGGGCCCGGCTCACCTCCTTCGTCGGCCGGGAAGCCGACATCGATGCCATCCGCGGAGACCTCCGCAGCGCGCGGCTCGTCACGCTGCTCGGGCCCGGCGGCGCCGGTAAGACGCGGCTGTCGCAGGAGGCCGCCGAGACACTCCGGGACGCCGCCCGGGACGGGATCTGGCTGGCCGAACTCGCGCCCGTCGACGACCCGGACGCCGTACCGGAGGCCGTCCTCACCGCCGTGGGCGCCCGCGAGACCGTGCTGTACGGCGCCGGCGCCGAGGAGTTCCGAACCGCGACCGGCGACCGGCACGACGACCCGGTCGAACGGCTCGTGGAGCACTGCGCCCGGCGCCGCATGCTGATCGTCCTCGACAACTGCGAGCACGTCGTCGACGCCGCCGCCCGCCTGGTGGAGCAGTTGCTGGCCCGCTGCCCGGGACTGACCGTACTGGCCACCAGCCGTGAACCCCTCGGCGTACCGGGCGAGGTGCTGCGGCCGGTGGAGCCGCTGCCACAGCCGTACGCCCTCAGGCTGTTCGCCGACCGCGGTGCCGCCGCCCGACCCGGGTTCCGCGTCGACGACGACCCCGAGGCCTGCGCCGAGATCTGCCGCCGCCTGGACGGTCTGCCCCTGGCCATCGAGCTCGCCGCCGCCCGGCTGCGGATGCTCGCGCCCCGCCAGATCGCCGACCGGCTCGACGACCGCTTCCGGCTGCTCACCTCCGGCAGCCGTACCGTCCTGCCCCGCCAGCAGACCCTCAGGGCCGTCGTCGACTGGTCCTGGGACCTGCTCGACGAGGACGAACGGGACGTGCTGCGGCGTCTTTCGGTCTTCGCGGGCGGCTGCGATCTGCCCGCGGCGGAGGCCGTGTGCGGGCCCGCAGCCCTGGAGGCGCTGGGTTCCCTTGTCGACAAGTCGCTCGTCGTGGCCACCCCGTGCGGCGACGACGCGATGCGCTACCGGCTCCTGGAGACCGTCGCCGAGTACGCCGGCGAACGCATGGACGAGGCCGGGGAACGCCCCCGCGCCGAGCGCGCGCATCTGACGTACTACCGCGAACTCGCCCGCACCACCGACCCGTTGCTGCGCGGCCCCGGCCAACTGGACGCCGTGGAAAGGCTCCAGAGGGAGTACGAGAATCTGCGCACCGCCCTGCGGCACGCCGTCGCCGAACGCGACGAGCAGGAGGCACTGACGCTGGTGCTGTCGCTGGCCTGGTATTGGCAGATGCGCGACCTCAGGATCGAGGCCCGCAACTGGTGCAAGGAGGTCATGGCGCTCGGCCCCGACCCCTTCGCCGAACCGGTCCGGCCGGCCCGGCCGGTGTGGCAGCGCTGCACCGCCGAGCCGCCGCCGTACACCGGCGAGATCCTGGCGGAGGCCAGGCGCGGCGTCCATCTGGCCCATCTCGCCTGTATGGACACCGAGTTGGACGCCTGGCAGAACCCGGTCGCCCAGCAGAAGCTGCGCACCATCGCCGAGACGTACGAGCCGGGGATGCCGCAGAACTGCCGTAGCCCCGGACTGCTCGTGATCTTCGCCGTGGTGCTCTCCGGCGACATCGACAGGGTCGGCCGGATGCTCGACGCCGCCGTGGAGACCTGCCGGCGGACCCCGGACTACGAGTGGGAGCTGGCCGCCACCCTCCAGATGCGGGCCAACCTCCTCGCCAACCGCCCGGAACAGGTGAGCGCCGCCGCCCGCGACGCCGACGAGTCGCTGGCCATCTACCAGCGGCTCGGCGACGACTGGGGCAGCGCCGAAGCCCTGTCGGCGCGCGCCGAGGCCCGGGAGCGCAAGGGGGAGTATCTCCTGGCCGCCGCCGACTACGAGGCGGCCATCGAGCACGCCCGCAAGCTCGGCGCCCACGCCCAACAGGCCGTCCTCACCGCCCGGTTGGGCAACGTGCTGCTGGAGGGCGGGGACAGCGAGCGGGGCGAACGCCTGCTGCGGGAGACACTCGCCGCGCTGGACGGCGGCCACAACGAGGCGATGCCGTTCTGCCGGGTCGCCCTCGCCGGCTGGCTCAGCATCACCGACCGGGTCGCCGAGGCGCGCGAGCACATCCGGCTGCTGCGAGAGGAGTTCTCCATCGCCCACTTCATCGTCTTCGACGCGTTCATCCTCGCGCAGGAGGCATGGCTGGACGTCTCCGAGGGCCTCCACGAAGAGGCGCGGGAGAAGATCCGGCGCGGTATCGAACAGGCCGAGGACCCGCTGTCGAAGGCCATGGCCCCGCAGATGATCTCGGTGTACCTGATCGTCGCCGCGCTGGCGTTGGCCGGGAGCGGCGAGGGTGTGGACGCCGCCCGGTGCCTCGGTGCCGCCGACGCGCTGCTGCTGCCCGGACACCTGCACTCCTCGCTGGAGCGCGAGTCACGGGCGCGGGCGGTGGCGGCGGTGCGGTCGGTGCTCGGCGACGAGGAGTACGAGGCCGGGTATGCCGAGGGCGGCGGCCTCACGGCGAAGGAGGCAGCCGCCCTGGTGTGA